Proteins found in one Plasmodium sp. gorilla clade G2 genome assembly, chromosome: 14 genomic segment:
- a CDS encoding fibrillarin, putative: MTDSFRGGSGNFKRNSSNFGKGNNNPVRKGSNWKGFNGGRGGGGGRGGGGGRGGGGGGRGGGGGRGGGGRGNKDRKSFKKDNKSGKVIVVPHRFPGVYLLKGKSDILVTKNLVPGESVYGEKRYEVMTEDEKIEYRVWNPFRSKLGACLMGGVGNMPIKPGCKVLYLGAANGTSVSHVSDMVGDEGVVYAVEFSHRSGRDLTNMSKKRSNIVPIVEDARQPTKYRMLVDMVDVVFADVAQPDQARIVAINAHMFLKTGGWFIISIKANCVDSTAKPEVVFASEMEKLKKENCKPKEKLTLEPFHRHHAIVLGMYR, encoded by the exons atgacaG ACTCTTTTAGGGGCGGATCAGGGAATTTTAAGAGGAACAGCAGTAATTTTGGAAAGGGAAATAATAACCCCGTACGTAAAGGAAGTAATTGGAAAGGTTTCAATGGTGGTCGAGGAGGAGGTGGAGGAAGAGGTGGTGGAGGCGGAAGAGGTGGAGGAGGTGGAGGAAGAGGCGGAGGAGGCGGAAGAGGTGGTGGTGGAAGAGGAAATAAAGATAGAAAGagttttaaaaaagataataaatctGGAAAAGTAATTGTAGTACCTCATAGATTTCCAggtgtttatttattaaaaggaAAATCAGATATATTAGTTACGAAAAATTTAGTTCCTGGAGAAAGTGTATATGGTGAAAAAAGATATGAAGTAATGACAGAAGATGAGAAAATAGAATATAGAGTATGGAATCCATTTAGATCTAAATTAGGTGCATGTTTAATGGGAGGTGTAGGGAATATGCCTATAAAACCAGGATGtaaagttttatatttagGTGCAGCAAATGGTACTTCTGTTTCTCATGTTTCTGATATGGTAGGTGATGAAGGTGTTGTTTATGCTGTTGAATTTTCTCATAGGTCAGGTAGAGATTTAACAAATATGTCTAAAAAGAGATCAAATATTGTTCCAATTGTAGAAGATGCAAGACAACCAACTAAATATAGAATGCTTGTAGATATGGTAGATGTTGTTTTTGCTGATGTCGCACAACCTGATCAAGCTCGTATCGTTGCTATTAATGCAcatatgtttttaaaaacagGAGGATggtttattatttctattaaaGCTAATTGTGTTGATTCCACTGCTAAACCAGAAGTCGTATTTGCATCTGAAATGGAaaagttaaaaaaagaaaattgtaaaccaaaagaaaaattaacaCTTGAGCCATTCCACCGTCATCATGCTATAGTTTTGGGAATGTATCGATAA